The Fusobacteriaceae bacterium sequence AAGGGATCGTAAAGCTCGTTCCGGATTATTTTACCGTGACGTTCGAATTGCGGACAAACGCCAGCAAATTTTCCCTGCGGGATACCAAGGAGGCCAAGTTGAAGGCCACGCAGGAGAATTCCAAGGTCATGGGGGAATTCATCAATTATCTCGTTACGGAAATTGGCGTGAAGCCTGAAAATATTGTCACTTCCCAGTACAGCGTGGAGACCGAACGTTCAACCGCCAGGGAAGAGGCCGAAGTGGTTTATGGTCTCGATGTGAAATTTGAGCCGACGGCCAATATCGGCGCCGTTTACAAAAAAATCGAGCCGACGGACGTCAGCATTAAAAAGGGGATTCAGTACGACGTTTCCGAGGAAAGAAAGCAGGAAGCCAAGCTGCTGGCCTATGAATACGCCATAAAAAACATTATGGCGCAGGCGAAGACCATCGTGAAAAACGCCGGGTTGGAATTGGGCGACATGGAATCCTTCGGCATTTACAAAAGCGACGTCCGGATAGTCCCCAAATACAACTACGAGTACGCCGAATATGAAGGGGATGGGGTAGAACCGTCTAACGTCGGTACTGTAGTGAAGGAAACCGTCGTCTATAAAGATTTGGGCGGGCCGCGGGTAGAAACTGTACCGATCGCCGTTTCCAAGGAGATGGAGATCAGCGAGGAGGTCTGGGCTACCTTTGATCTTGTGAAAAAAGTCGAAAGATAAGGATTCAGAGGGAAAAAATCTGTTGACAGGGGGCCATTTTTGTGCTATGATCAACAACAAAGAAATTTCACGGGAGAAAAAGCCATGAAGGGAAGCGGTTTCGCAAGGCAAAGGAAAACTGTAGCATACAAACGCCCATAATATCCTCGTTTTTAATGTTTTCCTGCTGAAAGACCGCCGCTGCCGCACAATTGTTCACATATCGTTTCAGAAAGCCGACATTAAAACCTGTCGGCTTCTTTTTTGAAACATTCGGTATCAACGTCATCACATAATTTGAGGCATTCGGTATTAACGTCATCACATAAATCATATCAAGATCAGGGAGGACCAGATGAAAAAACATGTATTGCGCCTGTTGCTCATGGCAAGCCTGCTCATGGGAGCGGTCAGCATGGCCGCCGACAAGCTCTATGTGGGTACAAACGCGGAATTTGAACCCTTCGAATACCTGAAGGACGGAAAAATCACGGGATTTGACATGGATCTGATCGCGGAAGTCGCCAAATTAACCGGGAAAGAGATCGAAATCAAGAATATCGCCTTTGACGGTCTGCTGCCGGCGCTCCAGACGAAGAAGCTCGATATCGTCATCGCGGGCATGACGGCGACCGAAGAACGGAAGAAATCCGTCAATTTTTCGGACACCTACTACATCTCCCAACAG is a genomic window containing:
- a CDS encoding SIMPL domain-containing protein; the protein is MKKLLLFLLCIAVMRATFAEGRVSLNLDASKYEPAQVQLLKLMYEREQLQYKGNYMITGKLKDLRGKGIVKLVPDYFTVTFELRTNASKFSLRDTKEAKLKATQENSKVMGEFINYLVTEIGVKPENIVTSQYSVETERSTAREEAEVVYGLDVKFEPTANIGAVYKKIEPTDVSIKKGIQYDVSEERKQEAKLLAYEYAIKNIMAQAKTIVKNAGLELGDMESFGIYKSDVRIVPKYNYEYAEYEGDGVEPSNVGTVVKETVVYKDLGGPRVETVPIAVSKEMEISEEVWATFDLVKKVER